The Planococcus donghaensis genome contains a region encoding:
- a CDS encoding helix-turn-helix domain-containing protein, giving the protein MKQLSKRIKDLREAKGLSTEELAEAIGFAKSTVWAYESGKKQVSVVHLERLADYFEISVDSLLDRDERTINVDLQNTSFLNDYNLMLDDQPLNQTEIAEAASFIQVKRRMGSYGAATS; this is encoded by the coding sequence ATGAAACAGTTAAGCAAACGAATCAAGGACTTAAGAGAAGCTAAAGGACTATCTACTGAAGAATTGGCAGAAGCAATCGGCTTTGCGAAAAGCACGGTTTGGGCTTATGAAAGTGGGAAAAAACAGGTCTCTGTAGTACATCTTGAAAGACTTGCTGATTATTTTGAGATTTCGGTCGACAGTTTGTTGGATCGCGACGAACGGACTATTAATGTGGATCTTCAAAATACTAGTTTCTTAAATGACTACAATTTAATGCTAGATGACCAGCCACTAAACCAAACTGAGATTGCTGAGGCTGCTTCATTCATCCAAGTTAAACGCCGTATGGGCAGTTATGGTGCAGCTACTTCATAA
- a CDS encoding HD domain-containing phosphohydrolase → MKGLEILENGFLEQVNNGSTTLSLLGRGEGIELMKQAFLKDTLIILFPGENDTVQEFYYILEGQMEVEIDNEKRLLKAHDCFSAKNLEQEVYFTATTDVSFLSISTAPTFHYMSDMIKELRKIGKAVEKKDRYTHKHSSRVAHYAVKTASKMKLRKEQTEGLLLASILHDIGKINIPEEILRKPGKLTNEEFDLMKTHPGEGAAMIRETPYADIAAIVEQHHERVNGKGYPFGLKGDEILIEAKIIGVCDTFDAMTEDRAYRAAFSAEYAMAEINSLIGIQYDEAVVKAFEQVLIEEGKLNL, encoded by the coding sequence ATGAAAGGCTTGGAAATATTAGAGAATGGGTTTCTTGAACAAGTTAATAACGGAAGTACGACGCTTAGCCTATTAGGTCGTGGTGAAGGAATTGAACTGATGAAACAAGCCTTTTTAAAAGATACGCTAATTATTCTTTTTCCAGGAGAGAACGATACTGTCCAAGAATTCTACTATATTCTAGAGGGACAGATGGAAGTAGAGATAGATAACGAAAAACGGTTACTTAAAGCACATGATTGCTTTTCGGCAAAAAACTTAGAGCAAGAAGTTTATTTTACAGCGACAACGGATGTCTCTTTTTTATCGATTTCCACAGCACCTACTTTTCATTATATGAGCGATATGATTAAAGAGTTGCGCAAGATAGGAAAAGCTGTCGAAAAAAAAGATCGCTATACACATAAACACAGTTCTCGAGTAGCTCATTATGCCGTTAAGACAGCATCTAAAATGAAATTAAGAAAAGAACAAACAGAGGGCTTGCTATTAGCCTCTATATTGCACGATATAGGGAAAATTAATATTCCAGAAGAAATTTTGAGAAAACCGGGCAAACTAACAAACGAAGAATTTGACTTGATGAAAACACATCCGGGCGAAGGGGCTGCTATGATTCGTGAAACACCTTATGCGGATATTGCGGCCATCGTTGAACAGCACCATGAGCGTGTAAATGGAAAAGGATACCCGTTCGGACTAAAGGGTGATGAAATATTGATTGAAGCTAAAATTATTGGAGTTTGTGATACATTCGATGCCATGACAGAAGACCGCGCATACCGCGCTGCTTTTTCTGCTGAATATGCGATGGCTGAAATTAATAGTTTGATTGGAATTCAATATGATGAGGCAGTTGTTAAAGCCTTTGAACAAGTTTTAATAGAAGAAGGTAAATTGAATTTATAA
- the gltB gene encoding glutamate synthase large subunit: MSKKEYPIPQGLYHPDQEHEACGIGMIANINGEKSHAIVQNAINILCNLEHRGGQSSDTSTGDGAGILTQIPHRFFLKQCEKEGITLPEEGKYGIGMLFMPQDYELRMKTKEMIHQIIQEEGQICLGWRPVPVNDSFVGKVASKTKPVIRQVFIGAAQGLENRIDLERRLYIIRKRIEQAMLGKDDFKDVYFSSLSAGTIVYKGMLIPEQLDSFYIDLNHPEFKSALALVHSRFSTNTFPSWQRSHPNRYSIHNGEFNTLRGNVNWMRARQVLCESPAFNKDDLKKVLPVIDETGSDSSMFDNCFEFLHLSGRSLAHTAMMMVPEPWVNDPTIKKEKRDFYEYHSTLMEPWDGPAALVFTDGKQIAACLDRNGLRPARYYVTKSGMIVMGSEVGALDIFADDIIYKDRLRPGKMLLVDLEEGKIIPDEEIKLQIAAEMPYKDFIEKNMFDMEDLPEPVMPSKSNDAEPLIKRQLAFGYTMEEVQKIIKPLATEGKDPVGSMGYDSPLAVLSKKPQLLYNYFKQLFAQVTNPPIDAIREYIITAARTTIGAEANLVQPTAESARHIRLETPILTNAELEKLRQQDLPAFKPATISILFKKSEGTAAMEERLEAVFKEADQAIKEGAKLIILSDRGVNEEYAAIPALLAVSGLHHYLIRQETRVQMSILLESAEPREVHHFAALLGYGAEGINPYLAFDTIENLIEIGDIPNVSFEEAETTYVKAVTDGIIKVLSKMGISTIQSYRGAQIFEAIGIHMDVINKYFTRTSSRLGGIGLDIIAKEVLMRHAAAYPVAQGDDQALESGDEFQYRENGENHQYNPKTIHTLQHACRTNNYDVFKKYTNLLTDEKANLQSLRGLMSFKKRTPVPIDEVETVEEICARFKTGAMSYGSISKEAHEALAVAMNRIGGRSNSGEGGEETSRFIQDENGDNRRSAIKQVASGRFGVTSHYLVNADEIQIKVAQGAKPGEGGHLPGKKVYPWIAEVRGSTPGVELISPPPHHDIYSIEDLAELIFNLKNANPTARISVKLVSAVGVGTIAAGVAKGRADVVLISGYDGGTGAAPKTSLKHTGLPWEIGLAETHQTLLLNGLRDRIVVETDGKMMTGRDVVTAALLGAEEFGFSTAPLVVLGCVMMRVCHLDTCPVGIATQNPELREKYGGDPEHVVNFMRFIAREARELMAELGFRTIDEMIGRTDVIEANQAIDHWKAGGIDLTALLYQPDLPEKVGRYATIKQNHELEKTLDYQELLPRCKKAIETGERVEVATAIRNIHRATGTIVGSAISKRYGAEGLPEDTINLNFQGSAGQSFGAFIPKGMTMNLIGDANDFVGKGLSGGKILVYPALDSTFLPEKNIIIGNVSFYGASAGEAYIYGVAGERFAVRNSGANIVVEGVGDHGCEYMTGGRVAILGQTGKNFAAGMSGGVAYVLDEEGTFSERCNAEMVHLQPLAEPAEIEELREMIKKHVHYTSSRNGERLLANWDIYSAKFVRVIPKAYLQINERIDKLQSGGMTRDEAEMAAFEESKMAGAGK; the protein is encoded by the coding sequence ATGAGTAAAAAAGAGTATCCAATCCCACAAGGACTTTATCATCCAGATCAAGAGCATGAGGCGTGCGGAATAGGGATGATCGCCAATATCAATGGGGAAAAATCACACGCAATTGTACAGAATGCGATAAATATACTGTGTAACCTAGAGCACCGTGGCGGACAATCCTCAGATACTAGCACTGGAGATGGCGCTGGAATTTTGACTCAAATTCCACATCGTTTTTTCCTTAAGCAATGTGAAAAAGAAGGAATTACTTTGCCGGAAGAAGGAAAGTACGGCATTGGTATGCTCTTTATGCCCCAAGACTATGAGTTACGCATGAAGACAAAAGAAATGATTCATCAAATTATCCAAGAAGAAGGACAAATTTGTTTAGGATGGCGTCCGGTCCCAGTCAATGATTCATTTGTTGGTAAAGTAGCTTCAAAAACCAAGCCGGTTATCCGACAAGTATTTATCGGTGCGGCGCAAGGTTTAGAAAACCGAATTGATCTCGAGCGACGACTTTATATTATTCGGAAGCGAATCGAACAGGCGATGCTCGGAAAAGACGATTTTAAAGACGTGTATTTTAGCAGTCTTTCAGCAGGTACAATTGTTTACAAAGGCATGCTTATCCCAGAACAATTAGATTCGTTTTATATAGACCTCAACCACCCTGAATTCAAATCAGCGTTAGCTCTCGTCCACTCTCGTTTTAGTACGAACACCTTCCCAAGTTGGCAGCGTTCGCACCCGAATCGTTACTCAATCCACAATGGTGAATTTAATACATTGAGAGGAAACGTCAATTGGATGCGTGCCCGTCAAGTGCTGTGTGAATCACCTGCATTTAATAAAGACGATCTTAAAAAAGTTTTGCCTGTAATTGATGAAACGGGTAGTGACTCTTCTATGTTCGATAACTGTTTTGAATTTTTGCATTTATCTGGAAGATCCCTTGCTCATACAGCAATGATGATGGTGCCAGAACCATGGGTTAATGACCCAACAATCAAAAAAGAAAAAAGAGATTTCTATGAATACCATAGTACGTTAATGGAACCATGGGATGGCCCAGCTGCTCTCGTCTTTACAGATGGCAAGCAAATAGCGGCTTGTCTGGATCGCAATGGCCTCCGCCCTGCTCGTTATTATGTGACGAAAAGTGGAATGATCGTTATGGGTTCAGAAGTCGGTGCATTGGATATTTTTGCTGACGATATTATTTACAAAGATCGCTTACGTCCAGGCAAGATGTTGTTAGTTGATTTAGAAGAAGGCAAAATCATTCCCGATGAAGAAATCAAACTGCAAATAGCGGCAGAAATGCCTTATAAAGATTTTATCGAGAAAAATATGTTTGATATGGAAGATCTTCCAGAACCGGTAATGCCATCTAAATCTAATGATGCGGAACCGTTAATCAAAAGGCAGTTAGCTTTTGGTTACACAATGGAAGAAGTTCAGAAAATCATTAAACCGCTAGCGACTGAAGGGAAAGATCCTGTAGGTTCGATGGGCTATGATTCCCCACTAGCTGTTTTATCGAAAAAACCGCAGCTTCTTTACAATTATTTTAAACAATTGTTTGCACAAGTAACGAATCCGCCGATTGATGCGATTCGTGAATATATTATTACAGCTGCACGGACCACTATTGGTGCAGAAGCTAACTTGGTTCAACCAACAGCAGAAAGTGCGCGTCATATTCGATTAGAAACACCCATTTTAACAAATGCAGAACTTGAAAAATTGCGTCAGCAAGATCTTCCGGCCTTTAAGCCTGCTACAATTTCAATTTTATTCAAAAAATCCGAAGGCACAGCAGCGATGGAAGAAAGATTAGAAGCTGTTTTTAAAGAAGCGGATCAAGCCATTAAAGAAGGCGCAAAACTAATTATTTTGTCTGACCGTGGCGTAAATGAAGAATATGCAGCCATTCCTGCACTTTTAGCTGTTTCAGGTTTACATCATTATTTGATTCGTCAAGAAACGCGTGTGCAAATGAGCATCTTGCTAGAATCTGCAGAACCTCGTGAAGTGCATCATTTTGCGGCTCTTCTTGGGTATGGTGCAGAAGGCATTAATCCTTATTTAGCTTTTGATACGATTGAGAACTTAATCGAGATAGGCGATATTCCGAATGTTAGCTTTGAAGAAGCAGAAACGACATACGTTAAAGCTGTTACAGATGGCATTATCAAAGTATTGTCTAAGATGGGAATTTCAACGATTCAAAGTTATCGAGGGGCTCAAATTTTTGAAGCTATCGGTATCCATATGGATGTTATTAACAAATACTTTACTCGTACGTCTTCACGTTTAGGCGGAATTGGTCTTGATATTATTGCAAAAGAAGTTCTTATGAGACATGCAGCAGCTTATCCTGTAGCTCAAGGAGACGATCAAGCGCTAGAATCGGGGGATGAGTTCCAATACCGTGAAAATGGAGAAAATCATCAATACAACCCGAAAACTATTCATACACTGCAACATGCATGTCGTACAAATAACTACGATGTCTTTAAAAAATATACGAATTTACTAACTGATGAAAAAGCAAATCTTCAATCATTACGCGGCTTAATGTCCTTTAAAAAACGAACGCCAGTACCGATTGACGAAGTCGAAACGGTTGAAGAAATTTGTGCGCGCTTTAAAACGGGTGCCATGTCTTATGGTTCTATTAGTAAAGAAGCGCACGAAGCTCTTGCGGTTGCGATGAACCGCATTGGGGGAAGAAGTAATTCAGGAGAAGGCGGAGAAGAAACTTCACGTTTTATCCAGGATGAAAATGGAGATAACCGTCGTAGTGCGATTAAACAAGTCGCTTCTGGTCGTTTTGGCGTAACAAGCCATTATTTAGTGAACGCAGATGAAATTCAAATTAAAGTAGCACAAGGAGCTAAACCAGGAGAAGGCGGACATTTACCAGGGAAAAAAGTTTATCCTTGGATTGCAGAAGTTCGTGGTTCTACTCCAGGTGTAGAACTGATTTCACCTCCACCACATCATGATATTTATTCAATTGAAGATTTAGCGGAATTGATTTTTAACTTGAAAAATGCTAATCCTACGGCACGTATTAGCGTTAAATTGGTATCGGCTGTCGGTGTCGGAACGATTGCAGCGGGTGTTGCAAAAGGTCGTGCGGATGTCGTATTAATTAGTGGTTATGACGGAGGAACTGGAGCGGCACCTAAAACAAGTTTGAAGCATACCGGCTTGCCTTGGGAAATCGGTTTAGCGGAAACGCATCAAACGCTGTTGTTAAATGGCTTGCGTGATCGCATTGTTGTTGAAACAGACGGCAAAATGATGACGGGTCGCGATGTTGTAACAGCAGCTCTACTTGGAGCTGAAGAATTTGGATTCTCGACTGCGCCTTTAGTAGTGCTTGGTTGCGTCATGATGCGCGTATGTCACTTAGATACATGTCCGGTTGGTATTGCCACTCAAAATCCTGAGTTGCGTGAAAAATACGGCGGAGATCCAGAGCATGTCGTTAACTTTATGCGCTTTATCGCAAGAGAAGCACGCGAGTTAATGGCAGAGCTTGGTTTCCGTACAATTGATGAAATGATTGGCCGCACAGATGTTATCGAAGCGAACCAAGCGATTGATCATTGGAAAGCGGGCGGCATTGATTTAACGGCTCTGTTGTATCAGCCAGACTTACCGGAAAAAGTAGGGCGCTATGCAACAATCAAACAAAACCACGAATTGGAAAAAACTTTAGATTATCAAGAATTATTGCCGCGTTGTAAAAAAGCAATTGAAACAGGAGAACGTGTCGAAGTGGCAACAGCAATTCGAAATATTCATCGAGCAACTGGAACTATTGTGGGTAGTGCTATTTCTAAGCGTTACGGTGCGGAAGGGTTGCCAGAAGATACCATCAATTTGAATTTCCAAGGATCAGCCGGACAAAGTTTCGGAGCATTTATTCCAAAAGGAATGACGATGAACTTAATCGGAGATGCCAATGATTTTGTTGGAAAAGGATTATCAGGTGGTAAAATACTGGTTTACCCAGCATTAGACTCAACCTTCCTCCCAGAAAAAAATATTATTATCGGGAATGTTTCGTTTTATGGAGCATCTGCCGGTGAAGCATATATTTATGGGGTAGCAGGCGAGCGTTTTGCAGTTAGAAACAGTGGAGCAAACATTGTTGTAGAAGGTGTTGGTGACCATGGCTGTGAATATATGACTGGCGGTCGAGTTGCGATTTTAGGACAAACCGGCAAAAACTTCGCAGCAGGTATGTCAGGAGGCGTAGCATACGTCCTTGATGAAGAAGGAACATTTAGCGAACGATGCAATGCGGAAATGGTTCATTTACAACCGCTTGCTGAACCAGCAGAAATTGAAGAGTTACGCGAAATGATTAAAAAACATGTGCACTATACTAGCAGTCGAAACGGAGAACGTTTATTAGCAAATTGGGATATTTATTCGGCTAAATTTGTACGTGTTATTCCAAAAGCTTATCTTCAAATCAATGAAAGAATCGATAAGTTGCAAAGCGGCGGAATGACAAGAGACGAAGCTGAAATGGCGGCATTTGAAGAAAGTAAAATGGCCGGAGCAGGGAAGTAA
- a CDS encoding glutamate synthase subunit beta, which translates to MGKPTGFMEYDRQTVKERQPAERTKDWNDYTIPLSNEEVAKQGARCMDCGVPTCHTGMELDNVTTGCPVNHLIPEWNDLVYRDQWKEALHREHLKNNFPEFTGVACPAPCEGACVLGINEPPVAIRTVERSIIERGFAEGWVVPEPPKTRTGKKVAVIGSGPAGLAAAAQLNKAGHLVTVFEKSDRVGGLLTYGIPEMKLPYDMVTRRVDILKQEGITFITSVEVGKNYPSAKLKEDFDAVIMCTGATVHRNIDVEGRELKGVHFAMDFLHASTKSLLDSNFEDGKYISAKDKNVIVIGGGDTGTDCLATSVRHECKSLVQFDVYDKKGAIRDEKGNPWPQYPKVHRIEYGHKEAAATFGEDPRAYAVMTKKFVGNEQGELKEVHTVNVKLKIDEQGNRIREEIPGTEKVWKADLVLIAIGFSGPEQELLQQLEIETEPNSRAKAEYGKYNTSVEGIFAAGDVRRGQSLIVWAINEGREAARECDRFLMGTTVLP; encoded by the coding sequence ATGGGGAAACCAACAGGATTTATGGAATACGATAGGCAAACGGTTAAAGAGCGCCAACCGGCTGAACGGACAAAAGACTGGAACGATTACACCATCCCTTTATCAAATGAAGAAGTCGCAAAGCAAGGTGCACGATGTATGGATTGTGGCGTGCCAACATGTCATACGGGAATGGAACTGGATAATGTAACGACAGGATGTCCTGTAAACCATCTCATTCCGGAATGGAATGATCTTGTCTATCGTGACCAGTGGAAAGAAGCATTGCACCGAGAGCATTTGAAAAACAATTTCCCAGAGTTTACCGGAGTAGCATGTCCAGCACCTTGTGAAGGTGCCTGTGTATTAGGCATTAACGAACCACCTGTAGCGATTCGTACGGTTGAGCGCTCAATTATCGAGCGTGGATTTGCAGAAGGTTGGGTAGTGCCAGAACCACCTAAAACACGGACTGGCAAAAAAGTTGCCGTTATTGGTTCGGGTCCCGCAGGTCTTGCTGCCGCAGCTCAGTTAAATAAGGCAGGCCACTTAGTAACAGTCTTTGAGAAAAGTGACCGTGTTGGAGGTTTGCTAACATATGGCATTCCGGAAATGAAGCTGCCATATGACATGGTGACAAGACGTGTGGATATTCTTAAGCAAGAAGGCATTACGTTTATAACAAGTGTAGAAGTAGGGAAAAACTACCCTTCTGCTAAACTAAAAGAAGACTTTGATGCAGTTATTATGTGTACAGGAGCGACTGTGCACCGAAATATTGATGTGGAAGGCCGCGAATTAAAGGGTGTTCACTTTGCAATGGACTTTTTACACGCTAGTACAAAAAGTCTGCTAGATTCAAACTTTGAAGATGGCAAGTATATTTCTGCAAAAGACAAAAATGTTATCGTTATCGGAGGCGGAGATACCGGAACAGATTGTTTGGCTACTTCCGTCCGTCACGAATGTAAGAGCCTGGTTCAGTTTGATGTATATGATAAAAAAGGCGCTATTCGTGATGAAAAAGGAAATCCTTGGCCGCAATATCCAAAAGTTCACCGTATTGAATATGGTCACAAAGAAGCGGCGGCAACTTTCGGAGAAGACCCACGAGCTTATGCGGTTATGACTAAGAAATTTGTTGGCAACGAACAAGGTGAATTGAAAGAAGTGCATACCGTCAATGTGAAATTGAAAATTGATGAGCAAGGCAATCGAATCCGTGAAGAAATTCCAGGCACTGAAAAAGTTTGGAAAGCAGATTTGGTGTTGATTGCTATTGGCTTTAGCGGTCCTGAACAAGAACTGCTACAACAATTGGAGATTGAAACAGAACCGAATTCACGAGCAAAAGCAGAGTATGGCAAATACAATACGAGTGTAGAAGGCATTTTTGCAGCAGGCGATGTACGTCGCGGTCAAAGTTTAATTGTTTGGGCGATAAACGAAGGCCGAGAAGCTGCACGAGAATGTGATCGATTCTTAATGGGTACCACTGTATTACCTTAA
- the recQ gene encoding DNA helicase RecQ — protein MLESAKKLLQSHFGYESFRVGQEQAITQVFEGHNSICVMPTGGGKSMCYQIPALVMEGTTIVVSPLISLMKDQVDALLAAGIPAAYINSSLDFDEVRETLMDVQRGAIKLLYIAPERLDSEMFLNELQGVHVPLIAVDEAHCISQWGHDFRPSYRLISRMTELFPNNPTVLALTATATPQVREDICRILNIEEQHTVMTGFERANLTFSVVRGQDRERFVKEYVAKNDKEAGIIYAATRKTVDAVYEMLIKKGIKAAKYHAGMSDHERKSGQERFLNDEVTVMVATNAFGMGIDKSNIRFVIHYQVPKNMESYYQEAGRAGRDGLPSECIVLYASQDVQTQRFLIDQAQDPSRIPGELVKLQGMVDYCHTENCLQQFIIHYFGDTSAELCGHCGNCLDDRESLDVTKDVQMVLSCVIRMGQKFGKVMTAQVLTGSRNKKVLDFGFDKLSTYGILKHQNSKEVSNLIEFMISQELLAVEQGSFPTIYVPDGGRDVLLGKRQVLRKGAVVTKQIATNDPLFEELRVIRKGLADEAGVPPFVIFSDKTLQDMVARKPQNEIEFLEVNGVGANKLEKYGEAFLHAIHSFKTITGE, from the coding sequence TTGTTGGAAAGCGCAAAAAAATTACTACAGTCTCACTTTGGCTATGAGTCATTCCGGGTCGGTCAGGAGCAAGCCATTACGCAAGTTTTTGAAGGGCATAATTCAATTTGTGTCATGCCGACAGGTGGAGGCAAGTCAATGTGCTATCAAATTCCGGCGCTTGTGATGGAAGGGACCACGATTGTGGTGTCTCCTTTGATTTCGTTAATGAAAGACCAAGTGGATGCACTTTTAGCAGCGGGTATTCCGGCTGCTTATATAAATAGTTCTCTCGATTTTGATGAAGTCCGCGAAACGTTAATGGACGTTCAACGTGGAGCGATTAAATTGCTCTACATTGCCCCGGAACGATTGGATTCAGAAATGTTCTTGAACGAATTACAAGGAGTTCATGTTCCATTGATAGCGGTTGATGAAGCTCACTGTATTTCACAATGGGGTCATGATTTCCGTCCGAGTTACCGTTTGATTAGCCGAATGACGGAATTGTTTCCAAATAATCCGACGGTATTGGCGCTGACTGCCACAGCAACTCCTCAAGTTCGCGAAGATATTTGTCGGATTTTGAATATAGAAGAACAACATACTGTCATGACCGGTTTTGAACGAGCAAACTTAACTTTTTCAGTCGTGCGAGGGCAAGACCGAGAGCGATTTGTAAAAGAGTATGTAGCAAAAAATGATAAAGAAGCCGGTATAATTTATGCTGCTACACGCAAAACAGTAGATGCGGTTTATGAGATGCTCATAAAAAAAGGCATTAAAGCGGCCAAGTACCACGCAGGCATGTCGGATCATGAAAGAAAAAGTGGTCAAGAACGTTTTTTAAATGATGAAGTTACTGTTATGGTAGCGACAAATGCATTTGGTATGGGTATCGACAAATCGAATATTCGCTTTGTTATTCATTACCAAGTGCCAAAAAACATGGAAAGCTATTATCAAGAAGCCGGACGTGCAGGACGAGATGGTTTGCCAAGTGAATGTATTGTACTGTATGCGTCGCAAGATGTTCAAACGCAACGATTTTTAATCGATCAAGCGCAAGATCCTAGTCGAATCCCTGGAGAACTTGTGAAATTACAAGGGATGGTGGACTATTGTCATACTGAAAATTGCTTACAGCAATTTATCATCCACTATTTTGGAGATACGTCGGCTGAACTTTGTGGACATTGCGGGAATTGTTTGGATGACCGAGAAAGTTTAGATGTCACAAAAGATGTCCAAATGGTGCTATCTTGTGTGATTCGAATGGGGCAAAAATTTGGGAAAGTTATGACGGCTCAAGTGTTAACAGGGTCGCGCAATAAAAAAGTGCTGGATTTTGGTTTTGATAAACTCTCGACTTATGGCATTTTAAAGCATCAAAATTCAAAAGAAGTGTCAAATTTAATCGAATTTATGATTTCTCAAGAATTGCTAGCCGTCGAACAAGGCTCGTTCCCGACGATTTACGTTCCAGATGGTGGAAGAGATGTCTTGTTAGGTAAACGACAAGTACTAAGAAAAGGTGCAGTAGTAACAAAGCAAATTGCTACCAACGACCCCTTATTCGAAGAGTTACGTGTTATTCGTAAAGGATTGGCAGATGAAGCAGGTGTTCCGCCTTTCGTTATTTTTTCTGATAAAACCTTACAAGATATGGTGGCAAGAAAACCGCAAAATGAAATTGAATTTTTAGAAGTGAACGGTGTAGGTGCTAATAAGTTAGAAAAATACGGAGAAGCATTTTTGCATGCAATCCATTCTTTTAAGACTATAACAGGTGAATAA
- a CDS encoding SDR family oxidoreductase encodes MTKTVFITGAGSGLAKGTAFGLAEKGHKVIAPVETAPQVTALREEAASKGLELEVFKMDIKNPQDLAQMLEYDFDVFVANAAVNEGGPLAEVPMANFRELFEVNVFSTLETAQIAARKFVEKGKGKIIFMSSMAGVTATPYVGPYTATKHAIEGIAATMQKELKDHGVQVATINPGAFATGFNDRSAEAKWKWYDEAIHFTRKEDMAEADQALENQYDPVEMIEKMVEVIPLDTHKFRTVFPDETAEQMKEEQEQRWNMEI; translated from the coding sequence ATGACTAAGACGGTATTTATCACAGGTGCGGGAAGTGGTTTGGCGAAAGGAACTGCTTTCGGCCTTGCGGAAAAAGGGCATAAAGTAATCGCGCCGGTTGAAACAGCTCCACAAGTCACAGCTTTACGAGAGGAAGCGGCGTCAAAAGGGCTAGAATTAGAAGTTTTTAAAATGGACATAAAAAATCCCCAAGATTTAGCACAAATGCTTGAATATGATTTTGATGTTTTCGTAGCGAACGCTGCAGTGAACGAAGGTGGACCTCTTGCAGAAGTACCAATGGCGAATTTCAGAGAGTTGTTTGAAGTGAATGTCTTCAGCACTTTGGAAACTGCGCAAATTGCTGCACGAAAATTTGTGGAAAAAGGAAAAGGGAAGATTATTTTTATGTCTTCGATGGCTGGTGTTACAGCAACCCCTTATGTAGGACCTTATACCGCAACTAAACATGCCATAGAAGGAATTGCAGCTACTATGCAAAAGGAATTAAAAGACCACGGTGTTCAGGTAGCTACGATTAATCCAGGTGCTTTTGCAACAGGGTTTAATGATCGTAGTGCAGAGGCGAAATGGAAGTGGTACGACGAAGCTATTCACTTTACGCGCAAAGAAGACATGGCCGAAGCGGATCAAGCTCTAGAAAATCAATATGATCCTGTTGAAATGATTGAGAAGATGGTAGAAGTTATTCCTCTTGATACACATAAATTCCGTACTGTTTTCCCAGATGAAACAGCGGAACAAATGAAAGAAGAACAAGAGCAACGGTGGAATATGGAAATTTAA